A genomic window from Silene latifolia isolate original U9 population chromosome Y, ASM4854445v1, whole genome shotgun sequence includes:
- the LOC141629734 gene encoding putative beta-1,3-galactosyltransferase 14: MPSSKEPKIFNNRSSLPQYFPRKPTSQIICILILITLLISGYLAISRTLLGHNCHSTLPRSVSVVWERTESSNKDGSLLVKGDVKRHKVMAFVGIFTGFGSVGRRRALRQTWLPSDRDGLQRLEEATGLAFRFIIGRTNVQWKMSVLKKEVAQHDDFILLDIEEEYSKLPYKTLAFFKAAYALFDSEFYVKADDDIYLRPDRLSLLLAKERSNPQTYIGCMKKGPVFTDPKLKWYEPLSHLLGNEYFLHAYGPIYALSAKVVRTLAALRNDSFRMFSNEDVTIGSWMLAMNVNHENNHELCSPECTSTSIAVWDIPKCSGLCNPETKMGELHKKEECSGSPTVGE; the protein is encoded by the exons ATGCCCTCCTCAAAAGAGCCTAAAATCTTCAACAACCGCTCATCACTTCCACAATACTTCCCTCGTAAACCAACTTCCCAGATCATCTGCATCCTAATCCTAATCACTCTACTAATCTCTGGTTATCTTGCAATCTCAAGGACCCTTTTGGGGCATAACTGTCATTCTACACTACCCAGATCAGTTTCTGTAGTATGGGAAAGAACAGAAAGCAGTAACAAAGATGGTTCTCTATTGGTTAAGGGTGATGTTAAGAGGCATAAAGTGATGGCTTTTGTTGGGATTTTTACTGGATTTGGATCTGTGGGACGGCGTCGGGCGTTACGCCAAACTTGGTTGCCTTCTGATCGTGATGGTCTTCAAAG ATTAGAGGAAGCTACTGGTCTAGCTTTCAGGTTTATTATTGGCAGAACTAATGTCCAGTGGAAAATGTCTGTACTTAAAAAGGAAGTTGCTCAGCACGATGACTTCATTCTATTAGATATAGAGGAAGAGTATAGTAAGCTCCCATACAAAAC GCTAGCTTTCTTCAAAGCTGCATATGCCCTGTTTGATTCTGAGTTTTACGTAAAAGCAGATGATGACATATATCTGAGGCCAG ATCGCCTTTCACTCTTGTTGGCAAAAGAGCGGTCTAACCCTCAAACTTACATAGGATGCATGAAAAAGGGACCAGTCTTCACTGATCCGAAACTCAAATG gtatgaaccactATCCCATCTACTTGGGAACGAGTATTTTCTCCATGCCTATGGTCCTATATATGCCCTCTCTGCTAAAGTTGTCAGGACCTTGGCTGCCTTAAGAAATGACAG TTTCCGGATGTTTAGCAACGAGGATGTTACGATTGGTTCCTGGATGCTTGCAATGAATGTCAATCATGAGAACAATCATGAATTATGTTCTCCAGAGTGTACGTCAACATCCATTGCTGTGTGGGATATACCTAAATGTTCAG GACTTTGCAACCCAGAGACAAAAATGGGGGAGCTTCATAAAAAGGAAGAGTGTTCCGGAAGCCCTACCGTTGGAGAATAG